GCGCGGGATCAGGGTTTGCGGGGCCTGAAGTTCGGGCAGCTTGGCGAGCTCCTGGTGGATCAGCTTTTCCAGATTGTCTTCGGAATCGTGTTTCATGGTCTCAATGCGTTTCAAGGGCAGCTCAGCCCGAGGACAAGCACGCTTCGGCTTTCGCGCAGCGGTCGCGCCCGGCCTCGATCCACGCCCGGCGTGTCTGCGGCAGCTTTCGGCTCGAAGTCGCTCCATTCGTCGCCGCCCGTTGATTTCAACTTGAGTTTGCGGCGCAGCGCCTCGCGTCCGCGGAAAATATCGGTTTTCACTTTGCTCAGAGAGATTCCAAGCTTCGCGGCGATCTCTTCGTAGCGCAGGTTCTCGAAGTGATAGAGCACGAGCGGGACTCGCTGCGCGTTCGGCAGCTTTTGCAGGGCGCTTTCCAGAAGCTGCCGGTAGTCCGATCCCTCCAACTCTTGATTGAACGTGTCCGGCGCGGGTAGCTCCGGCACGGCCTCGTCGTGGTCCTCGGACTGGAACATCTCCGAGAAGAACCGCCAGCGCGCACGGTAGCGCGTGAGATGGTTCAGACAAAGATTGGTCGTCACTGTTTTCAGCCATCCGCCGACGGTCGGACTCTGGCTCAGGTCAGCGAATCGCTCGTAGGCTTTCAAAAAGACTTCCTGGGAGACGTCTTCGGCCTCGACCGGGTTGCCCAACAACCGGACGGCGGTCGAGAACACCATGTTCTGGTAGGCCTTCATGAATGCCTCGAATTGGTTTGTGTCTGTCATCTTGAATCCGATCCGATCAGGATCATGTCATTTTACCGACACACCCGCCGTCGAAAAAGTTGCATCAATCATATTCTCCCGATCAAGGAGAGTCGAGACGCCTGCCGAGCCAAGGCCATCGAGGCTCGGCAGGCGGCCTCGCCCGGCCGTCGTTTAAGTGAAGGATTACCATCAATCGAGCCGGGTTTTTGGGCTGTCTGCGCTGGGTTCGGCACGGTTGTTGCCTTCGTTTAAGTATTGACAAAAGCATAGCGGGTTTTAAGGTATTCTAAAAATGAGAATTTGATTCGGGTAGCGGTACGTTTCTTCAGCGGGGTTCCCCACCCCCACCTCCTTGGCGTCTGCTGCCCGAATCGTTTTTTGTCGGCGTGCCTGATTTTTGCGAGTTCCCCGTTGACTTGATTCGGACGTTCTTTTAGCTTCTGGTTCCCCTGAGCGGGGGTGTAGCTCAATTGGTTAGAGCGCTGCCCTGTCACGGCAGAGGTTACGGGTTCGAGCCCCGCCACTCCCGCCATTCTCCCTCGAATCGCCGCCTCGCCGGGTCAAATCCGCAAAGCTTAGAGCTGTCCAGTTTCTGGATTTGGGACTTCCGAATAGTCCAATTTCTAGACGGAAGTGTTGCATACTCCAACTCCAAGTTGTCGATGGCGTTCAGAATTCTTCATCAGGAAAAGGGAGCATCTTCGTGCTCGCTTACAGCGCCAAGGGGGAGTAGGAATTTTGATGGCGGAGAGACCGTCTCGGAGTTTGGGATACGGACGTAGGAATCCCTTCCCGGCCGGCTGATAGGCTTGGTGAAATGAAAGATCCAATGGACAAGTTCAGCTTCGACTCCGATGAGTTCGACGACGACCTGGAGGAGATCGAGAGCGCGAAGTCCAAACTGATCATGGATTTCGGCCTGGCGCAGCCCAAGCCCGAACGAGTGACGCTGGAGGTGCTCAAACAGCTCATTCGGGACAAACCTGAGAGAATGAGCCAGGCGATCCGCCGCTGGCTTCGCCCGGATGACAGATAACAGGTATTAGTCGCGCGTTTTCCAGGACAAGGGGTGGAAACGCCAGGTCGGTTGCGTTTCACTTTCCTCGTGCAGTTCCAGGCTGCAGTACCCTCCGTCTTTGAGAAGTTCGATCCCGGCGAGCGCCGGACAAAGCCGCACCCGAAAAGGGCGCCAATACCGCGCCTCGTGCAAAGCCGCGCTCATTCTCCGGATTGAGTATCCAAGCGCCGAGATCGTCGGCATCCCCGAGAGA
The nucleotide sequence above comes from Verrucomicrobiota bacterium. Encoded proteins:
- a CDS encoding RNA polymerase sigma factor, whose translation is MTDTNQFEAFMKAYQNMVFSTAVRLLGNPVEAEDVSQEVFLKAYERFADLSQSPTVGGWLKTVTTNLCLNHLTRYRARWRFFSEMFQSEDHDEAVPELPAPDTFNQELEGSDYRQLLESALQKLPNAQRVPLVLYHFENLRYEEIAAKLGISLSKVKTDIFRGREALRRKLKLKSTGGDEWSDFEPKAAADTPGVDRGRARPLRESRSVLVLGLSCP